From Streptomyces sp. SAI-135:
CCGAACAGCTCCAGCAGTGCGCTCTCGTCGTTCAGGACCCGCCGCGACAGCACGCGTTCGCCTTGCGCGTCGATCACCACGCGGTGGTGGTGTTCCTTGCCTATGTCCACACCGGCCCAGATCTCGGGCACGGTCACCTCCGCCAGCTCGTCGTCACAGTAGTCCCGCAGACGACCTCGCCGACGTTGTCCTACACAGCGATCGAGTCGCGTATCCCAATGAGCGGTCGAGTCGTCGCGGGGCTCCGGGCGGCCAAGTCATTTGAGCCATCCAACGGCGACAAGCACACGCCTCGTCCGGGCTGGGCGGGTGCCGAATACATCTGATCTATCCGTTCATGTACCTCACCTCGTCGGCCTGGAGCCCCTTCTGTCCCTGCGAGATGCAGAATTCGACCCGCTGTCCTTCCTCGAGGACCGGGTATCCGTCCATTTGGATCGCGCTGTAATGGACGAAGACGTCGACGGGCGGATCGCCGTCGACGGAGATGAACCCGTATCCCTTCTCCGCGTTGAACCACTTGACCGTCCCCGTGCTCACACCGTCGCGCCTGGCGCTGTGTACAGAAGGGTCGTCCCGTCCGGATTCCGGGCTGTCGCCAGTGGTACGGGATGCGGGCTGCCCGGGTGTCGGGGCGAGAGGGCGGGGACGGTTCTCGATAGCCGCCAGCAGGGCGTCGTCGGCCGTCCCCAGCAGGTGATCAAGCGCCTCGTCGTCCTCGCTGCGGGCCGGCTCCTCACCGGCACGGTGGGAGTACGGCGGCATGTCCTGTCCGGCATCGGTGCCGGCCTCCGGGCGTGCGGGAGCCAGCCGTGTGCGGACG
This genomic window contains:
- a CDS encoding cold-shock protein encodes the protein MSTGTVKWFNAEKGYGFISVDGDPPVDVFVHYSAIQMDGYPVLEEGQRVEFCISQGQKGLQADEVRYMNG